A DNA window from Oceanotoga teriensis contains the following coding sequences:
- a CDS encoding helix-turn-helix domain-containing protein yields the protein MENYLTIGELSKLTFINRQTILYYEKCGLIKPKYKHENNYRYYSYKDMERIEAILILRRLDFSIKEIKEYFLNEDMKTLKVALKNKKKKIKKEILTLLNKESIIDEIMDNMDILNEKRNEIHLETIEEINYIEFPADYKNNIINYNKIKEFNQKIEYDKNRLKIKSIMFFDLNDKSYKETYFGFIFDKNYFIINNIEYKTINKKEYLTYYFFETEEIIGQKIKEILKYIKDKKYQIIDTPFVLDTTNPFLINTNDRYFGKLCIPVKKLT from the coding sequence ATGGAAAATTATCTAACTATTGGAGAACTATCAAAGTTAACTTTTATAAATAGACAAACAATATTATATTATGAAAAATGTGGTCTCATAAAACCAAAATACAAACATGAAAATAATTATAGATACTATAGTTATAAAGATATGGAAAGAATAGAAGCAATATTAATATTGAGAAGACTTGATTTTTCAATAAAAGAAATAAAAGAATATTTTTTAAATGAAGATATGAAAACTTTAAAAGTAGCTTTAAAAAATAAAAAGAAAAAAATAAAAAAAGAAATATTAACACTTTTAAACAAAGAAAGCATAATAGATGAAATAATGGACAATATGGATATATTGAATGAAAAAAGAAATGAAATACATTTAGAAACTATAGAAGAAATAAATTATATAGAATTCCCAGCAGATTATAAAAATAATATAATAAATTACAATAAAATAAAAGAATTTAATCAAAAAATAGAATATGACAAAAACAGGTTAAAAATAAAAAGTATAATGTTTTTTGATTTAAATGATAAAAGTTATAAAGAAACTTATTTTGGATTTATTTTTGATAAAAATTATTTCATAATAAATAATATAGAATATAAAACAATAAATAAAAAAGAATATTTAACTTATTATTTTTTTGAAACTGAAGAAATAATAGGACAAAAAATAAAAGAAATATTAAAATATATAAAAGATAAAAAATATCAAATAATAGACACACCTTTTGTATTAGATACAACCAATCCTTTTTTAATAAATACTAATGATAGATACTTTGGAAAACTTTGCATACCAGTCAAAAAATTAACTTGA
- a CDS encoding MATE family efflux transporter yields MNSKVDMGRMDIKYLFFKFATPAVISSIIMSLYTIIDGIFIGRGVGSVGLAAVNLAMPFIFFISAFSIMVTIGGGTFIGVSLGQKNKENANNAFSVSFFILVIFSILITIFTNLFLNKITLFLKADEITFEHLKNYLKILSYFSFAFSITYLLELSIRSQGYPIFAMIFTSTGAIFNIFLDYILVIKYNLGTYGAAWATGISQFIPFIVFFIFIISKKSIIKFKIPKFQKNMIIKIFYNGSSEFLSQISVGITTFLYNWVLIKNLGNIGVSAYSIISYISVFIISFIMGISSGIAPIISYNYGGKNIKRIKKLMKYAVITGFMIGIISLIVVLLFSEQITKLFITNNVELLKITSEANKVYSIGFVLMGFNIIASSFFTAITDAKTSILISSLRTLILFIINLLILPIIIGYWGLWLVVPITETFTFFYSTYKYKKFKLKYEN; encoded by the coding sequence ATGAATTCAAAAGTTGATATGGGAAGAATGGATATAAAATATTTATTTTTTAAATTTGCAACACCAGCTGTTATATCTTCTATTATAATGTCATTATACACAATAATAGACGGTATATTCATTGGAAGGGGAGTTGGATCTGTAGGGCTTGCAGCAGTAAATCTTGCTATGCCTTTTATATTTTTTATATCTGCTTTTTCTATAATGGTTACAATAGGCGGTGGAACATTCATAGGAGTAAGTTTAGGTCAAAAAAACAAAGAAAATGCTAATAATGCTTTTTCTGTGTCATTTTTCATATTAGTTATTTTCTCCATTTTGATAACAATATTCACAAATTTATTTCTAAATAAAATAACCTTATTCTTAAAGGCAGATGAAATTACATTTGAACATCTAAAAAATTATTTAAAAATATTAAGTTATTTTTCATTTGCTTTTTCAATAACTTATTTGCTCGAATTAAGTATAAGAAGTCAAGGTTATCCGATATTTGCCATGATATTTACTTCTACTGGAGCAATATTCAATATATTTCTTGATTATATTTTAGTGATAAAATATAACCTTGGTACATATGGAGCAGCTTGGGCAACTGGAATATCACAATTCATACCATTCATAGTATTTTTTATATTCATAATATCAAAAAAATCAATAATAAAATTTAAAATTCCAAAATTTCAAAAAAATATGATAATAAAAATATTCTATAATGGTTCATCAGAATTTTTATCTCAAATTTCAGTTGGAATAACAACATTTTTATATAATTGGGTACTAATAAAAAATCTTGGAAATATAGGAGTTAGTGCCTACTCTATAATTTCTTATATAAGTGTATTTATAATATCCTTTATAATGGGAATATCTTCAGGAATAGCACCAATTATAAGTTATAATTATGGCGGTAAAAATATTAAAAGAATAAAAAAATTGATGAAATATGCTGTAATTACTGGTTTTATGATAGGAATAATCTCTTTAATAGTTGTATTACTATTTTCAGAACAAATAACAAAATTATTTATAACTAATAATGTAGAACTTCTAAAGATAACAAGTGAAGCAAATAAAGTATATTCAATAGGTTTTGTTCTTATGGGATTTAATATAATAGCCTCTTCTTTTTTTACGGCAATAACAGATGCAAAAACCTCAATATTAATATCTTCCTTGAGAACATTAATATTATTCATAATAAACTTGTTGATTCTTCCAATTATAATAGGATACTGGGGTTTATGGCTTGTTGTACCAATAACAGAAACTTTCACATTTTTTTATTCAACATATAAATATAAAAAATTCAAATTAAAATATGAAAATTAA